ACTCTTCAGATATTAATAAAAAAATAGAAATAAAAACAAAAGATGAAACAGCAAAAATTGCAAAAAACTTTAATGAATATATAAATAAAATAGAAAAAGCTCAAAGTGAAGATACTCTAGTTATAAAAGATGTACAAAATGTAGTAAATGAAATAAAAAGTGGTAAGCTAAATACAAGAGTTAAAACAAAAACTTCAAATAGTTCTATCATGGAGTTAGTAACTGCTTTAAATAGTATGCTTGATACTTTACACAATATTATTGACCATGCTTTAAATACTTTAGATAAATATCAACATGAAGATTTTAAAATGAAAACCTCTATTAACTCACAAGGAGAAATTGCTGCTTTACTTAAAGGAATTGATTCTTTAGGAGATGCTATTTCAAAAATGTTGGTACAAAGTACAAAAAGAGGTTTAGAGCTTAGAACAAGTTCTGCTACTTTACTAAAAAATGTAGACACCTTAAATATAAGTTCAAGTGAAGCAGCCTCAAATCTAGAAGAAACTGCTGCTGCTTTAGAGCAAATCACTTCAAATGTTACAAGTAGTACTCAAAAAATGAATAAAATGTCACAAGTAGCAAACAAAGTTACAAGTGCCACAAAAGAAGGTCAAGATTTAGCTCATAAAACAGGTGCTTCAATGGATGAAATTGATGAACAAGTTAATCTAATAAATGATGCAATTACAATAATTGACCAAATCGCTTTTCAAACAAATATTCTTTCACTAAATGCAGCAGTTGAGGCAGCTACAGCAGGAGAAGCAGGTAAAGGTTTTACTGTAGTTGCAGGAGAAGTTAGAAATCTAGCAACAAAATCTGCTGAAGCAGCAAAAGAGATAAAAGAGTTAGTAGAACATGCTACAGTTAAAGCAAAAGAAGGAAAAGATATCTCAGATAGTATGATAAAAGGGTATTCAAGTTTAAATGAAAACATTGACCAGACTTTAAAGATTATAAAAGAAGTTTCTATTTCAAGTAATGAGCAACAAAAAGGAATAGTTCAAATAAATGATGCAATAAGTGGACTAGACCAAAAGACTCAAGAAAATGCGCATATTGCTTCTCAAGTACAAGAAATAGCATTTTCAACAGAGAAACTTGCAGAACAAATTGTAGAAGGTAATAGTACAAAAGAGTTTTTAGGAAAAGATGAATTAAATTTTTAATTCATCTTTTTTAAATTAAATTAGCATTTAAATAAAGGAAAACTCCTAAAATAAACATAAAAATAGGAGCTATTATTTCTAAAGCATAAGTTATTTTATGAGACTTTTCTCCAAGTTTATTAACACTTGTTCCTAAGAAAGAACTTGCAAAAATAACAACACCCATTCCTAAACTAATAGCAATAGAAGCAAGAAATACTGCAAAATATGTTTTTAAAACAAAAGCATATATAAATAAAACTACAGTTCCAGGACAAGGAATCAAGCCTGAAGTTATTACAAAATATAAATCTTGCTTCATAAAATTTGGTTTTAGACTTGTTGTATTTTTAGGTTTTTGAGTACTCCATACAGAAGTTGCTTCACTCTTTTTTTCTATAGGAGCATGGGAACTGCAACAAGAACTACAAGAGCAACTTTTGTTTCTTAATTTATTTGATAGAATATAAACTGCTAAAACCATAATTAAAACGGAAGAAACTTTTGTTAATATTTCAACAGAATCATTTACAAAGTTGTTTAAAATAGATTCTAAAATAAAAATAGAAACAACAACTAAAATTAAAGCACCTATAATATGTACAAAAGCACTAGCTTGGGAAATAAAAAAAGCTTTTGTATAGGAACTTTTATTTGCCATAAAATAAGAAAAAGCTAAAGATTTTCCATGACCAGGACCTAAAGCATGAACCATTCCATAAATAAAAGAAACTACTAAAAGCATTAAAAGAGCAAGATTATCTCCATTTTCAATTTTTACAAGATAATGTTTTACTTTTTTTACAAAATAATTTAAAAGTGATTCATCTTTTATTTTTTCTTCCTTATATAAAGACTCTTCTAGTTCACTATCTTCTAACTTTTCTTCCATAACTTTACTTTGTTCTTCTTCTTTTACCTTTGAAGAAACTTGAGCATTTGCCAAAGAAAAACTAAATAATAAATCTTTTTTAGTACCTATTTTATTTACTTTTACTTCTTCAAGACCAGTTATTTTTGATAACTTATCAAAATGAATTAAAATAAAATAGTTTTCTTCATCAAAAACACTAAAATATAAAAGATTTTCATTTTTTATATCATAATTTAAATCTATAGTATAAGAAAAATGCAAAATTGAATTTTTTATATATACTTCTTTTTTAAATACCTTTACTTTTTCACTCTTTTCTTTATCTATGGTTTTACCATAAGAGAAATGAACTAAGTAATTTCTTGGAATAACATAATCATAAATAGCTTGAGCGATAAGATCTAACTCTTCTTTTTCAAAAAAATTATTTGTATTTGTATCATAAACTTCTTTTAAAGTATTTGTAAAATCTTTTGTTAAAACCCAAGTTATCTTAGCTGAGTTAATCTTTTTATCATTTGTATCTACTTCAATAAAATATTTTGTTTCAGGAGAATATATGGTACAAATAGCACAGGCAAAAACACTATTACTTAAAAATAATATTAAAATTAGAGTTCTAGTAAAAAGAGACAAAGTATATAACCTTTTCTTATATTTAAGATAATCAAAATAGCTTGTAATAGTAGTACAGAAAAACTTTTACGCAACTTAGTTGTAAATTTTATACATTAAAATATACTAAATTTAAAACTAATAAGTTATAATTTAAACTATGAATTTAGAAGCAATAAAAAAGAAGTCAAATATAAAGTTTACAACAGCTAGAAAAGCTATCTTAGAAGTGTTTATAAAACATAATTGTCCTGTTTCTTATGAGGACATAAAAGATGAGTTATCAATGGATAAGGCTACTTTTTATAGAAATATTACTATTTTTGAAGATGAAAAACTAATCAGTTCTTTTGAATCTAATGACAGAAAAAGATATTATGAAGTACAAAAAAATGCTCATTCTCACTTTATCTGTACTGCCTGTTCAAAGATTGAATGTATTCATGAAAAACCTCAATTTAACCTTGAAGGTCATCAAATAGATAATATTATTATAAAGGGTATCTGCCCAAATTGCTTACATAAAGGAAATTAACATATGATTCAACGATTGATTACTTTAGAAAAGTTTATCAATAAAGAAGCTCTAAGTGGTATTTTATTATTTGTAGCTACAGTTGCGGCTGTAATAGTTGCTAATTCAAGTTTAGGACAAGCCTACTATGACTTATGGCACTTACCTCTTGGACTAAATATAGGTGAAACTGAAGTTTCAATGTCTCTTACTTATTGGATTGATGATGGTTTAATGGCATTATTCTTTTTAATGGTAGGACTAGAAATAAAAAGAGAAATGCTTATAGGAGAACTATCTTCAGTAAGTAAAGCTTCCTTTCCTATAGTTGCAGCTGTTGGGGGTATGGCTATTCCTGCATTAATTTATGTGGCATTAAATCCTGATAATCCTCTAGGTTTTGGTGTTCCAATGGCAACTGATATTGCTTTTGCTCTTGGTATTCTTATGCTTTTAGGAAATAAAGTAAATCCAGCCTTAAAACTATTTTTAGTTGCTTTAGCAGTAGTTGATGATTTAGGTGCTGTTTTAGTTGTAGCAACTGTGTACACAAGTGAAATTCAAAGTCAATATTTTATACATGCAGGTATTATCTATGCTTTAATTTGGATATTAAATAAAAGAGGAGTTACAAACCTTTTACCATATTTACTTTTAGGTATTGCTCTTTGGGTATATATTCATGCTATTGGTATTCATGCAACTATTGCTGGTGTTTTATTAGCATTTGCTATTCCTATTGGTTCAAAAATAGATGAAAAGAAATTTATAAAAGATACAAAAGGTGCAATTGATGATTTTGAAAGAAATATAGATGATGTACCAATTTTGAATCATCATCAAATTGATTCTTTAGAAACTATAGGATATGGGTATGATAAAGTACAAAATCCTCTTGTAAGATTAGAACACAATTTACATGGTCTTTCTGCATTTTTTATTATGCCTTTATTTGCTTTTTCAAATGCGGGAGTTTTAATTGACTTTTCTACTGTACATGCAAACTTAGCAATTGTTTTAGGAGTTGTTTTAGGATTAGTTCTTGGAAAACCTATTGGTATTTTAGGATTTACTTATCTTGCACATAAACTAAAAATTGTTAAAAAACCAGATACTATTTCTTGGAGTGAGATTTTAGCTGTTGGATTTATTGCAGGTATTGGTTTTACAATGTCAATTTTTATTACTCATTTAGCATTTTTAGATGAAGATGTTATATCAGCAGTAAAACTAGGTGTATTTGCAGCTTCTTTTGTTGCAGCTATAATTGGGGTATTTTTACTTTTAACAGTGAAAAAATTTAACAAATAATTAACACTTCAATAATAAAATAAAAGAAAAAAGGTTTATTATGAAAAAAGTTTTTTTAAGCTTATTTATTGGAACAATGGCACTTTTTGCTTCTAGTATAGAAGTAAAAGACTCTTATGTAAGAGCTACACCTCCAGGTTTACCTAATTCTGCTGCATTTATGACATTAGTAAATACTACAGATAAAGATTTAGCTGTAGTAAAAGCAAGTTCTGCTGTTTCAAAAGTTGTAGAACTTCATACTCATACAATGAAAGATGGAGTTATGAAAATGTTTCAAATTCCAAAAATTGATGTTCCTGCAAATGGTGAAACAGTTTTAAAACCAGGTGGTTTACATATTATGTTAATTGGTTTATACAATCCTTTAAAAGTAGGAGAAAAAGTTGATTTAACTTTAGAATTCTCAAATGGTGAAACAAAAACAATCACAGCTGAGATTAAAACTGTTATGGGTGGAATGAAACATCATGGTAATCACAAGGGAATGAAACACTAAAAATGAGTGAAAAAAAACAAAATAATATTAAAAGTACAATCCTTCAATTAGGACTTGTACTTCTAATTGTTTTAGGCTATTTTTTAATAGATTTTAATGGTATTTACCAATCTTTAAAAGGTGAAGTTAAATATATTACACAAAATGAACAATGTGATTTACATGATAGTTATTGCTCAATAAGAATTCAAGATGGAACAATATTTACTTTAAGTATTGAACCAAAATCGATTCCTTTAATGAAACCCCTTACTTTTTCAATCAAAAGTAATAAAGATAATTTAGAAAATTTAACTTTAAATATATATTCAACAAATATGTTTATGGGTGAATTTTATTTACCTATTAAAAATTTAGGTAATGGAAATTATCAAGCAATAGGTACACTTCCAACTTGTCCAGTAGGTGGAATGCATTGGAATGCAGATATAAAAATAGAAAAAGCCACGGAAAATATTGGTGCAAGATTTCAATTTAAAACGGATATATAATAATGAAAAACTTTCTTAGACTCGGTATAATTTTTTTAGTTGCAGTTATTTTAATTTCACTGATAAAACCTTTTATTGAAAATTATCAAGAAAAACAAAAATATGCTTTTACAGTTGATACAATTGATGGTAAGATTTCTAAAGAGGATTTTAAAGGAAAAGCTTTAGCTGTTTATTTTGGATACACTTATTGTCCTGATGTATGCCCTACTTCATTAAGCTCATTATCTCAAGCTTTAAATAGTTTTACAGAAGAAGAAACAAAAGACTTTGTTGGTCTTTTTATAAGTGTTGACCCTGATAGAGATACTCTTCAAAACCTTAAAGAATATACTCACTACTTCCACAAAAATTTTATTGGAGGGACATCATCTAAAGAAAATATTGATGATATTACTAAAAGATATGAGTCTTATTATAAAAAAATTCCTTTAGAAAACTCTGCAATGGGTTACTCGGTTT
The DNA window shown above is from Halarcobacter mediterraneus and carries:
- a CDS encoding SCO family protein; the encoded protein is MKNFLRLGIIFLVAVILISLIKPFIENYQEKQKYAFTVDTIDGKISKEDFKGKALAVYFGYTYCPDVCPTSLSSLSQALNSFTEEETKDFVGLFISVDPDRDTLQNLKEYTHYFHKNFIGGTSSKENIDDITKRYESYYKKIPLENSAMGYSVSHTSYIYLFDKEGKFIAKVDHFSDPSKIKENLAAILK
- a CDS encoding Fur family transcriptional regulator, with protein sequence MNLEAIKKKSNIKFTTARKAILEVFIKHNCPVSYEDIKDELSMDKATFYRNITIFEDEKLISSFESNDRKRYYEVQKNAHSHFICTACSKIECIHEKPQFNLEGHQIDNIIIKGICPNCLHKGN
- the nhaA gene encoding Na+/H+ antiporter NhaA, with translation MIQRLITLEKFINKEALSGILLFVATVAAVIVANSSLGQAYYDLWHLPLGLNIGETEVSMSLTYWIDDGLMALFFLMVGLEIKREMLIGELSSVSKASFPIVAAVGGMAIPALIYVALNPDNPLGFGVPMATDIAFALGILMLLGNKVNPALKLFLVALAVVDDLGAVLVVATVYTSEIQSQYFIHAGIIYALIWILNKRGVTNLLPYLLLGIALWVYIHAIGIHATIAGVLLAFAIPIGSKIDEKKFIKDTKGAIDDFERNIDDVPILNHHQIDSLETIGYGYDKVQNPLVRLEHNLHGLSAFFIMPLFAFSNAGVLIDFSTVHANLAIVLGVVLGLVLGKPIGILGFTYLAHKLKIVKKPDTISWSEILAVGFIAGIGFTMSIFITHLAFLDEDVISAVKLGVFAASFVAAIIGVFLLLTVKKFNK
- a CDS encoding methyl-accepting chemotaxis protein, with product MLDNFSILFKLKINSFLIILGLCISALITYNTLNSLSKEYSYSLDIAKQSETLNAIYINGLLYNSSSGVVFQNPSSAKAKNTMTTAINAVQKAAKEFEGLDKNLYSKFEPKVTNFLNIVKPLYKKVEDGNLLEKKDMSSSLQAWRDLKFTITDILKIIQANSQVAQKNFHTMIEDSIITIVILMLVIILVILAFNVLLSRSIISPLESLEKAMANLTNSSDINKKIEIKTKDETAKIAKNFNEYINKIEKAQSEDTLVIKDVQNVVNEIKSGKLNTRVKTKTSNSSIMELVTALNSMLDTLHNIIDHALNTLDKYQHEDFKMKTSINSQGEIAALLKGIDSLGDAISKMLVQSTKRGLELRTSSATLLKNVDTLNISSSEAASNLEETAAALEQITSNVTSSTQKMNKMSQVANKVTSATKEGQDLAHKTGASMDEIDEQVNLINDAITIIDQIAFQTNILSLNAAVEAATAGEAGKGFTVVAGEVRNLATKSAEAAKEIKELVEHATVKAKEGKDISDSMIKGYSSLNENIDQTLKIIKEVSISSNEQQKGIVQINDAISGLDQKTQENAHIASQVQEIAFSTEKLAEQIVEGNSTKEFLGKDELNF
- a CDS encoding HoxN/HupN/NixA family nickel/cobalt transporter, which produces MSLFTRTLILILFLSNSVFACAICTIYSPETKYFIEVDTNDKKINSAKITWVLTKDFTNTLKEVYDTNTNNFFEKEELDLIAQAIYDYVIPRNYLVHFSYGKTIDKEKSEKVKVFKKEVYIKNSILHFSYTIDLNYDIKNENLLYFSVFDEENYFILIHFDKLSKITGLEEVKVNKIGTKKDLLFSFSLANAQVSSKVKEEEQSKVMEEKLEDSELEESLYKEEKIKDESLLNYFVKKVKHYLVKIENGDNLALLMLLVVSFIYGMVHALGPGHGKSLAFSYFMANKSSYTKAFFISQASAFVHIIGALILVVVSIFILESILNNFVNDSVEILTKVSSVLIMVLAVYILSNKLRNKSCSCSSCCSSHAPIEKKSEATSVWSTQKPKNTTSLKPNFMKQDLYFVITSGLIPCPGTVVLFIYAFVLKTYFAVFLASIAISLGMGVVIFASSFLGTSVNKLGEKSHKITYALEIIAPIFMFILGVFLYLNANLI
- a CDS encoding copper chaperone PCu(A)C, translated to MKKVFLSLFIGTMALFASSIEVKDSYVRATPPGLPNSAAFMTLVNTTDKDLAVVKASSAVSKVVELHTHTMKDGVMKMFQIPKIDVPANGETVLKPGGLHIMLIGLYNPLKVGEKVDLTLEFSNGETKTITAEIKTVMGGMKHHGNHKGMKH